A single Chloroflexota bacterium DNA region contains:
- a CDS encoding M3 family oligoendopeptidase: protein MTFKPPTITEFMSAAWTDLEPHYQSLLARLFDSACIAVWLADWSELRKLVDETYARLQLTSFQDTTDAEAEQRYYSFLENLYPKLQAADQQLKKKLLESGLEPEGMRVPLMRMRAEAQIFRDENLPLQTEERKLGSIYSKITGGQSIEYQGDSLTLQKAAAKMHTSDRAVREQLWRMASERQLQDRAAINALWMQAMELRQQIAANADLPDYRAYQWQQLHRFDYTPQDSKEFFEAIAEVAVPAAERVYARHCARLGLDSLRPWDLEREQSTMRFPGIQAYAKPEDFDAIAEGVFKQVDPELGAYFAAMRRENLLDLQNRPGKSPGAFCTSFATQARPFIFMNAVGLETDVRVLLHEAGHAFHVFERSRLPYHHQWRANMEFNEVASTAMEFLAAPYLSKSQGGYFSEADAARARVQHLENTLLFWPYMAIVSSFQHWVYEHPAQSSNSAECDTQWGALNARFMPSLDWSGLEDALATGWHRKLHIHRYPFYYIEYGLSQLGAVQIWANALRDQARALAAYRSALALGGTATISELYAAAGARLAFDAQTLGAAVDLLERTILELEG from the coding sequence ATGACCTTCAAACCACCAACCATCACAGAATTCATGTCCGCTGCCTGGACCGATCTGGAACCTCATTATCAAAGTTTGCTCGCCCGCCTTTTTGATTCCGCTTGTATCGCGGTCTGGCTTGCTGATTGGTCGGAATTGCGCAAACTCGTTGATGAAACCTACGCCCGTTTGCAATTGACCAGTTTTCAGGATACAACCGATGCCGAAGCAGAGCAGCGCTATTACAGCTTTTTGGAGAATCTCTATCCGAAACTCCAGGCCGCGGATCAGCAACTCAAGAAAAAACTCCTCGAAAGCGGACTCGAACCCGAAGGCATGCGCGTGCCCTTAATGCGGATGCGTGCTGAAGCGCAGATTTTCCGCGATGAAAACCTGCCTCTGCAAACCGAAGAACGCAAACTTGGCTCAATATACAGCAAAATTACCGGCGGGCAGAGCATCGAATATCAGGGCGATAGCCTTACACTTCAGAAAGCCGCCGCTAAAATGCACACCTCTGACCGTGCTGTGCGCGAGCAGTTGTGGCGGATGGCCTCTGAACGCCAATTACAAGACCGCGCTGCGATTAATGCTCTCTGGATGCAGGCCATGGAACTGCGCCAGCAAATTGCCGCTAACGCTGATCTGCCTGATTACCGCGCCTACCAGTGGCAGCAATTGCATCGTTTTGACTATACCCCTCAGGATAGCAAAGAGTTTTTTGAGGCCATTGCCGAAGTCGCCGTTCCTGCTGCGGAGCGCGTCTATGCCCGACATTGCGCCCGCCTGGGCTTGGATTCGCTGCGCCCCTGGGATTTAGAGCGGGAGCAGTCCACGATGCGCTTTCCCGGCATTCAGGCGTATGCGAAGCCCGAAGATTTCGATGCCATTGCTGAAGGTGTTTTCAAGCAAGTAGACCCTGAACTGGGGGCATATTTTGCCGCCATGCGCCGCGAGAATCTGCTTGATCTGCAAAATCGCCCTGGCAAATCCCCCGGCGCATTCTGCACCTCCTTCGCCACGCAGGCGCGCCCTTTCATCTTCATGAACGCCGTTGGCCTGGAAACCGATGTGCGTGTGTTGCTGCACGAAGCCGGGCACGCTTTCCATGTATTTGAGCGCAGCCGCTTGCCCTATCATCATCAGTGGCGCGCGAATATGGAATTCAATGAAGTGGCTTCCACAGCGATGGAATTTCTGGCCGCGCCCTATCTGAGCAAATCGCAGGGCGGCTATTTCAGCGAGGCTGATGCCGCTCGGGCACGCGTTCAACACCTGGAAAACACGCTGCTCTTCTGGCCCTATATGGCAATTGTTTCGTCTTTTCAGCACTGGGTCTATGAACACCCGGCGCAGAGCAGCAACTCGGCAGAGTGCGACACCCAATGGGGCGCCCTCAACGCCAGATTTATGCCCTCACTCGATTGGAGCGGCCTGGAAGATGCGCTGGCGACCGGCTGGCATCGCAAACTGCATATCCATCGCTACCCCTTCTATTACATCGAATACGGCCTTTCGCAGCTTGGCGCGGTACAAATATGGGCCAATGCGCTTAGGGATCAGGCTAGAGCGCTGGCGGCCTATCGCTCTGCGTTGGCCTTGGGAGGTACAGCCACGATTTCAGAATTGTACGCCGCAGCAGGTGCACGCCTGGCTTTTGACGCGCAAACTCTGGGTGCGGCAGTGGATTTGCTAGAGCGCACGATCCTTGAACTAGAAGGGTAG